From the Pseudomonas sp. Teo4 genome, the window GGACTTCGGACATCTCCAAGGCCCACAAGACCGCCCGCGCTGTGCGTGCTGGCAGCGTCTGGGTGAACCAGTACGACGGCGGCGACATGACCGCGCCGTTCGGTGGCTTCAAGCAGTCGGGCAACGGCCGTGACAAGTCGCTGCATGCGCTGGAAAAGTACACCGAGCTGAAGGCGACCTGGATCAAGCTGTAATCCGGTAGGGCCTTTTCGCGGGTAAACCCGCTCCCACAGGGACTTCACTGCCTTCAAATGCGGTGCAGCACTTGTGGGAGCGGGTTTACCCGCGAATGGGCCATGGAAAATTACTGGCCTGGGAGGCTGCAATGCGTTGGGGTACCTACTTCGCCGTACTGGCATCGGTGCTCAGCGTCGGGCTTGCGCTCGGCGTGAGCATGCCGCTGGTGTCCCTGCGCCTTGAGGCCTGGGGCTACGGCAGCTTCGCCATCGGCGTCATGGCTGCCATGCCCGCGCTCGGTGTGTTGCTCGGTGCCAGCCTGGCCAGCCGGCTGGCGGGCTGGGTCGGCGTACCCTCGGCGATGCGCCTGTGTCTGTGGGGCGGGGCGCTGTCGATCGGCCTGGTGGCGCTGTTGCCGAGTTACCCCCTGTGGCTAGCGTTGCGTCTGCTGATCGGCATGTCCCTCACAGTGGTGTTCATCCTTGGCGAAAGCTGGATCAACCAGCTTGTTATCGAGCAATGGCGCGGCAGGCTGGTGGCCTTGTATGGCAGCAGTTACGCGCTGAGTCAGCTTGCAGGCCCGCTGGTACTGGGCTTCCTGGGTTCTGACGATGACTTCGGCTTCTGGGCCGCAACCGGCCTGCTGCTATTGGCACCCTTGCTGTTGCTGGGGCGCGGAGGTGCGCCGAGCACGGAAGCCTGCAGTGTCACCTTCGGCGACCTGTTCGCATTCTGTCGGCGCTTGCCAGTGATCGCCTGGGCCATCGCGCTGTTCGCTTCGTTCGAAGCCATGATCCTCACACTGTTGCCGGTGTATTGCCTGCAGCAAGGATTCACTACCGAGCTGGCGCTGTTCATGGTCAGTACCGTGGTGGTTGGGGATGCCGTGCTTCAACTGCCGATTGGTGCGTTGGCCGACCACATGTCGCGACGCACGCTGTTCACCGGGTGCGCAGTGACCCTGCTCTGCTCGAGCCTCGCCATTCCGCTGCTGCTTCATACCCCAGCCATCTGGCCGGTTTGGGTACTGTTCGGCGCCAGTGCCGGTGGTTTGTTCACCCTGTCGTTGGTGCTGATCGGCGAGCGCTATCGGGATGATGCGTTGGTGCGGGCCAATGCCCATGTCGCGCAGCTTTGGGGTATTGGCTGCCTGGTCGGTCCGCTGTTGGCCGGTGCGGGCAGCCAGTGGATCAGCGGGCACGCGCTGCCGCTGCTGATGGCTGCCGGTGCGGCCGGGCTGGTGCTGTTGACCCGCCGGCGTGGGGCCTTCGAGCCAGCGTCTGTCTGAGGTATGGGGCTAGAGCATCTTCTCCAGCCCCACCGCCTTGCTGACCCAGGCATTGAAGCGCCGCCAGAGCCCGCCCGGTTCTGAAGTCAGCATGCGCCTTTTGCCGTTATCTTCAGTGACCCACACCAGCTTGTCGTCCACTAGCGTGGGCTGGTAACTCAGCGCGGGTGCCATGCCTTGTACCGCAAGGTAGCGGGTGTACTCAGCCAGTTCCGGACTATCGACCAGCACCCCCACTTCGGTATTCCACAGCAATGATCGCGGATCGAAGTTGAACGAGCCGATGAACGTCTTGCGTCGGTCGAAGACAATCGCCTTGCTGTGCAGGCTTGAGTCCGAGCTGCCGTGGAAGTTGAGGCGGTATCGAGCGCTGGTGTCACCGGGCTGGCGACGCAGTTCAAACAGTTGCACGCCGTGCTCGAGCAATGCCCGGCGGTAGGGCGCATAGCCGCCATGCACCGCCGGCACGTCCGTGGCTTCCAGCGAGTTGGTCAACAACTTGACCGAGATACCCGCGTCGGCGGTGCTGGTCAGGTACACAAGCCCCGATTCGCCCGGCACGAAATACGCCGAGACCAGGATCAGTTCGTGGCGCACATTTTCCAGGTCAGGTGCCAGTTGCTGGCTAAGCAGCAGTTGTGGGTCAGGCTCATCGTCGGCCAGGACTTTACTGGGCGCATCCCACAGAGCTTGGCTGTGTGCCCAGATCAGTTCGTTGCGCCAGATGTCCAGACGAGGCTGGGTCTGATAAGCCATCAGCCGGTCATAAAGGGCCTTGTGCTTGAACCGGGCCTCGGCCAGTGAAACCTCCAGACGCCGACGGCTGGCATGCAGGTCGCTGGCGTCCGGCTGACGCCACAGGAAGTCGCCTATCGGGCGGCTCAGTGCGTGGTTCCAGTACTGGTCGAAGCCGTGACTGAGCTGCTCGGCCACAGGCCCGACACCCAGCAGATCGATGTCAGTGAAGTTGAGGTTGGGCTCGGCATCAAAGTACTCGTCACCCAGGTTGCGCCCGCCGACGATGGCCATGGCGTTGTCCACCACGAACAGTTTGTTATGCATGCGTCGGTGTTGCCGGGAGAGGTTGAACAGGCGCCCTGCGGCGCGGGTCACGCCCGTACTGCGGCCCAGGTGCAGCGGGTTGAACACGCGAATCTGGATGTTCGGGTGAGCGTCGAGGGTACCCATGATGGTGTCCAGACCATCGCTGGTGGTGTCATCGAGCAGAATCCGCACCCGAACGCCACGGTCGGCCGCGCGCAGCAGCTCGTGGACCAGGGCACGGGTGCTGAGGCCGTCGTGGACGATGTAGTACTGCAGGTCGATACTGGCTTGGGCATTGCGAATCAACTCGGCCCGGGCACGGAAGGCTTCGTTGCTGTTGGGCATCAGACGAAATCCTGAACGCCCGCCATAGGGAGCCGCCTGACGCAGCACCGAGCGGCCGAATGCCGATTCTTTGGCCGGCAACGCCTGGCTGATCTCGCGGGGCGAACTGACGCTGGCGCAGCCCGCGAGGCCGAGCAGCAGCGCTAGCAACAGAGGCAAGGCAGGCGGGAATCTCAAGGGCGAATCGTCCTGTGCAGCAAAGGCTTGAAGTTTCGACTGTGGAGGGCGGCGCAAAGTTACGCTGAGGTGACGTCCTGATCCAGTAGACGAAGGGCGGTTTCACCTACCTTGCGCACGGCGTCTTCGATCTGCGGTGTGGGGCGCGAGGCGAAGTTCATGCGCAGGCAGTGACGAAACTTGCCCGAGGCCGAGAAGATGCTGCCAACCGCAATCTGCACGCCCTGCTCCAGTAAAGCCCGGTTCAGCCGCAACGTGTCGAAATTTTCAGGCATTTCGACCCACAGCATGAAGCCACCCTGTGGCCGGCTGACTCGCGTCCCGGTCGGGAAGTATTGGGTGACCCAGTCGCTCATCAGGTCGCGTCCGCGTTGATACTGGCTGCGCATGCGGCGTACATGGGGCTGGTAGTGTCCGGCGGCGATGAAATCGGCGATGGCCAGTTGTGGTTGGGTGGCCGTGCTGCCGGTGCTGATGTACTTCATGTGCAGCACCCGCTCCAGGTAGCGCCCAGGGGCGACCCAGCCTATGCGCAAGCCTGGGGCCAGGGTTTTGGAAAATGAGCTGCACAGCAGCACGCGACCGTCGTCGTCGAACGACTTGAGGGTGCGCGGACGAGGGTAGGTGTATGCCAGGTCGCCATACACATCGTCTTCTAGAATCGCCACGTCATGGCGCTGGGCCAGGCTCAGCAGTGCCTTCTTGCGGGCTTCGGGCATGATGTAGCCCAACGGGTTGTTGCAGTTGGGGGTGATCTGGATGAGCTTGATCGGCCACTGTTCCAAAGCCAGCTCCAGCGCTTCCA encodes:
- a CDS encoding phospholipase D family protein; protein product: MRFPPALPLLLALLLGLAGCASVSSPREISQALPAKESAFGRSVLRQAAPYGGRSGFRLMPNSNEAFRARAELIRNAQASIDLQYYIVHDGLSTRALVHELLRAADRGVRVRILLDDTTSDGLDTIMGTLDAHPNIQIRVFNPLHLGRSTGVTRAAGRLFNLSRQHRRMHNKLFVVDNAMAIVGGRNLGDEYFDAEPNLNFTDIDLLGVGPVAEQLSHGFDQYWNHALSRPIGDFLWRQPDASDLHASRRRLEVSLAEARFKHKALYDRLMAYQTQPRLDIWRNELIWAHSQALWDAPSKVLADDEPDPQLLLSQQLAPDLENVRHELILVSAYFVPGESGLVYLTSTADAGISVKLLTNSLEATDVPAVHGGYAPYRRALLEHGVQLFELRRQPGDTSARYRLNFHGSSDSSLHSKAIVFDRRKTFIGSFNFDPRSLLWNTEVGVLVDSPELAEYTRYLAVQGMAPALSYQPTLVDDKLVWVTEDNGKRRMLTSEPGGLWRRFNAWVSKAVGLEKML
- a CDS encoding PLP-dependent aminotransferase family protein, coding for MTLYLNLAELLSARIEQGLYRPGQRLPSVRALSEEHGVSLSTVQQAYRMLEDSGLVSPRPKSGYFVSESRHLPALPAVSRPAQRPVDISQWEQVLELVRSTPRKDVIQLGRGMPDIDSPTLKPLLRSLAQLSRRQDMPGLYYDNIHGNLALREQIARLLLDSGCRLGPADLVVTTGCHEALSCSIRAVCEPGDIVAVDSPSFHGAMQTLKGLGMKALEIPTDPVTGISLEALELALEQWPIKLIQITPNCNNPLGYIMPEARKKALLSLAQRHDVAILEDDVYGDLAYTYPRPRTLKSFDDDGRVLLCSSFSKTLAPGLRIGWVAPGRYLERVLHMKYISTGSTATQPQLAIADFIAAGHYQPHVRRMRSQYQRGRDLMSDWVTQYFPTGTRVSRPQGGFMLWVEMPENFDTLRLNRALLEQGVQIAVGSIFSASGKFRHCLRMNFASRPTPQIEDAVRKVGETALRLLDQDVTSA
- a CDS encoding MFS transporter, encoding MRWGTYFAVLASVLSVGLALGVSMPLVSLRLEAWGYGSFAIGVMAAMPALGVLLGASLASRLAGWVGVPSAMRLCLWGGALSIGLVALLPSYPLWLALRLLIGMSLTVVFILGESWINQLVIEQWRGRLVALYGSSYALSQLAGPLVLGFLGSDDDFGFWAATGLLLLAPLLLLGRGGAPSTEACSVTFGDLFAFCRRLPVIAWAIALFASFEAMILTLLPVYCLQQGFTTELALFMVSTVVVGDAVLQLPIGALADHMSRRTLFTGCAVTLLCSSLAIPLLLHTPAIWPVWVLFGASAGGLFTLSLVLIGERYRDDALVRANAHVAQLWGIGCLVGPLLAGAGSQWISGHALPLLMAAGAAGLVLLTRRRGAFEPASV